In Alicyclobacillus macrosporangiidus CPP55, a single window of DNA contains:
- a CDS encoding patatin-like phospholipase family protein, whose amino-acid sequence MNGKWTKAAHEIPRPAARRPRVGVALCGGELLATVHVGVLQALHDMGVRPDLVAGTSAGALVTALYAHGYSPEACLRLAARFPGVRLFDYAFPVTRSAYHAVVRRVRPDPDWIAPGLFQGRRLRLWLAGLLRDRTPRIPFAVVAADLVSGKPVVFSTHPALCQRGVAVQPPDLSLALLASCAIPGVVTPVRIADWVLADGGLRDLIPVRVLRQAGCDRILAVNLHRLQPGWRPDSLFRVLRRSVDVMLQESVEADLAGDDVLPLQPAFGPASWWSKRGLLANAAMARADVWAQRDRIRAFLAASAKGAPRGSARE is encoded by the coding sequence ATGAATGGAAAGTGGACGAAAGCAGCGCACGAAATTCCGAGGCCGGCCGCAAGGCGGCCCCGCGTAGGCGTCGCCCTATGCGGAGGAGAGCTGTTGGCCACCGTGCACGTCGGCGTCCTGCAGGCGCTGCACGACATGGGCGTCCGTCCCGACCTGGTGGCGGGCACCAGCGCAGGCGCCTTGGTGACGGCCTTGTACGCGCACGGATACAGCCCCGAGGCCTGCCTGCGCCTGGCGGCCCGCTTCCCCGGGGTCCGTCTCTTCGATTACGCCTTCCCCGTCACGCGCAGCGCGTACCACGCCGTGGTTCGACGCGTGCGGCCCGATCCCGACTGGATTGCGCCCGGTCTCTTCCAAGGGCGGCGGCTGCGGTTGTGGTTGGCAGGCTTGCTCCGGGATCGCACCCCCCGAATTCCCTTCGCCGTGGTGGCGGCCGATCTGGTCAGCGGGAAGCCCGTCGTCTTCAGCACCCACCCCGCGCTGTGCCAGAGGGGCGTCGCCGTCCAGCCGCCCGACCTGAGCCTCGCTCTGCTCGCCAGCTGCGCCATCCCGGGCGTCGTCACGCCGGTGCGTATTGCGGACTGGGTGTTGGCCGACGGAGGCCTCCGGGATCTCATCCCGGTCCGCGTCCTCCGCCAGGCGGGCTGCGACCGCATCCTCGCGGTGAATCTGCACCGCCTCCAACCCGGTTGGCGGCCGGATTCCTTGTTCCGCGTCCTGCGCCGGTCCGTGGACGTGATGCTTCAGGAATCGGTGGAGGCCGATCTGGCGGGCGACGATGTCCTGCCACTGCAGCCCGCCTTTGGCCCGGCATCGTGGTGGTCGAAACGAGGCCTGTTGGCCAACGCCGCCATGGCGCGGGCCGATGTGTGGGCGCAGCGGGATCGCATTCGGGCGTTTCTGGCGGCGTCCGCCAAGGGAGCCCCGAGGGGCTCCGCCAGGGAATAA
- the metH gene encoding methionine synthase, translated as MTRSIQRALQERILVLDGAMGTMIQQQNLTERDFGGRAYDGCNEYLCLTRPDVILSIHRAYLEAGADIIETNSFGGTPLVLAEYGLADRAREINRAAAALARQAADAFSTEAWPRFVAGSMGPTTKSLSVTGGATFDELVASYAEQARGLLEGGVDVLLVETAQDLLNVKAASLGIRQAFADTGREVPILISGTIEPMGTTLAGQTIEALYLAVEHLQPLAVGLNCATGPEFMRDHVRALALLASCGVSCYPNAGLPDEEGHYHETPASFAAKLADFIDQGWLNIVGGCCGTTPEHIRAVRQVVDGRAPRRLAPPHGHAVSGLEAVFLEEDNRPIFVGERTNVIGSRKFRQLIAAGEYEAASEIARAQVKSGAQVVDICLADPDRDELADMVRFLPHVVKKVKVPLMIDSTDAAVVEAALKFSQGKAIINSTNLEDGEPRLARFAELARRYGAALVVGTIDERGMAVTRERKLEVALRSVDLLVNRYGLAARDIVIDPLTFPVGTGDEKYIGSAKETIEGIRLIRQHLPECPTLLGISNVSFGLPPAGREVLNSVFLYECTKAGLGYAIVNTERLQRYASIPPEERALCERLLFETSDKVVAEFTAFYRSKKTAEKPPAASLPVEERLARHIVDGTKEGLYADLDEALQKYAPLDIINGPLMDGMNEVGRLFNNNELIVAEVLQSAEVMKAAVAYLEPHMEKQETATKGTVLLATVKGDVHDIGKNLVEIILSNNGFRVVNLGIKVPPEQLIQAYREVKPDIIGLSGLLVKSAQQMVLTAGDLRHAGVDVPLLVGGAALTRKFTYTKIQPAYEGTVIYAKDAMEGLEYANRLAAGGAERDRLREEVAQVQAQMQAGTAPAADADAGQGHRVSDVRRDAPVFVPPDCRRHVLRHYPLSHIRPYLNLQMLLGKHLGLPGNVEKRIAEGDEKALSLLAMVEELLDQCDREGWLTAHAVYRFFPAQADGDAILICDPDDPARVLERFPFPRQQKPPYLCLADFVRPKESGVLDYVAFFTVTAGRGVRELAEQWKRDGDYLRSHALQALALEMAEAFAERLHQILRDQWGFPDPPEMTMRERFIARYQGIRVSFGYPACPDLENQAPLFRLLEPEDIGVRLTDGYMMDPEASVSAMVFAHPEARYFNVE; from the coding sequence ATGACACGAAGCATTCAGCGTGCCCTGCAGGAACGCATCCTGGTGCTCGACGGGGCCATGGGGACGATGATTCAACAGCAGAACCTGACAGAACGCGACTTCGGCGGCAGGGCGTACGACGGGTGCAACGAGTACCTGTGTCTGACGCGGCCGGATGTCATCCTCTCCATCCACCGCGCCTACCTGGAGGCCGGGGCGGACATCATCGAGACCAACTCGTTCGGCGGCACGCCGCTGGTGCTCGCGGAGTACGGGTTGGCGGACCGGGCCCGGGAGATCAACCGGGCAGCCGCGGCGCTGGCCCGCCAGGCCGCCGACGCGTTCAGCACGGAGGCGTGGCCGAGGTTTGTGGCGGGTTCCATGGGGCCGACGACCAAGAGCCTCAGCGTCACCGGCGGGGCGACGTTCGACGAGCTGGTCGCGTCGTACGCCGAGCAGGCGCGAGGCCTCCTGGAAGGCGGTGTCGACGTGCTCCTGGTCGAGACGGCGCAGGATCTGCTCAACGTCAAGGCGGCCAGCCTCGGCATCCGGCAGGCGTTCGCCGACACCGGGCGGGAGGTGCCCATCCTCATCTCCGGCACCATCGAGCCGATGGGCACCACCCTGGCGGGGCAGACCATCGAGGCGTTGTACCTGGCCGTCGAGCACCTCCAGCCGCTGGCGGTGGGGCTCAACTGCGCGACGGGTCCCGAGTTCATGCGCGATCACGTTCGTGCCCTCGCCTTGCTCGCATCCTGCGGGGTCAGCTGCTACCCGAACGCCGGCCTGCCCGACGAGGAGGGTCACTACCACGAGACCCCGGCGAGCTTCGCCGCGAAGCTGGCCGATTTCATCGACCAGGGATGGCTCAACATCGTCGGCGGCTGCTGCGGCACCACGCCCGAGCACATCCGCGCCGTGCGCCAGGTGGTCGACGGCCGGGCGCCGCGCCGTCTTGCGCCGCCGCACGGACACGCCGTCTCCGGCCTCGAGGCCGTGTTCCTCGAGGAGGACAACCGGCCCATCTTCGTCGGCGAGCGCACCAACGTCATCGGATCGCGCAAGTTCCGCCAGTTGATTGCGGCGGGCGAGTACGAGGCGGCGTCGGAGATCGCGCGGGCGCAAGTGAAATCCGGGGCGCAGGTGGTGGACATCTGCCTGGCCGACCCCGACCGGGACGAGTTGGCGGATATGGTCCGGTTCCTGCCGCACGTGGTGAAAAAGGTCAAGGTGCCGCTGATGATTGACTCCACCGACGCCGCGGTCGTGGAGGCCGCGTTGAAGTTTTCGCAGGGCAAGGCCATCATCAATTCCACCAACCTGGAGGACGGCGAGCCGCGCCTCGCCCGCTTCGCCGAGCTGGCACGCCGCTACGGGGCGGCGCTGGTGGTCGGGACCATCGACGAGCGGGGCATGGCCGTGACCCGCGAGCGCAAGCTGGAGGTCGCCCTGCGCAGCGTCGACCTGCTCGTGAACCGGTACGGGTTGGCCGCGCGGGACATCGTGATCGATCCGTTGACCTTCCCGGTCGGCACGGGGGATGAGAAGTACATCGGATCGGCGAAGGAGACCATCGAGGGCATCCGGCTCATCCGCCAACACCTGCCGGAATGCCCGACCCTCCTCGGCATCAGCAACGTCTCCTTCGGCCTGCCTCCGGCCGGGCGCGAAGTGTTGAATTCGGTCTTTCTCTACGAGTGCACCAAGGCGGGGCTCGGCTACGCGATTGTCAACACCGAGCGGCTGCAGCGCTACGCCTCCATCCCGCCCGAGGAGCGGGCGCTGTGCGAGCGGCTCTTGTTTGAGACGAGCGATAAGGTGGTGGCCGAGTTCACGGCGTTCTACCGGTCCAAGAAGACGGCGGAGAAGCCGCCCGCCGCGTCGCTGCCCGTGGAGGAACGGTTGGCCCGGCATATCGTGGACGGCACCAAGGAGGGACTGTACGCCGACCTGGACGAGGCTCTGCAGAAGTACGCGCCGCTCGACATCATCAACGGGCCCCTGATGGACGGGATGAACGAGGTCGGGCGCCTGTTCAACAACAACGAATTGATTGTCGCCGAAGTTCTGCAGAGCGCGGAGGTCATGAAAGCGGCCGTCGCCTACCTGGAGCCGCACATGGAGAAGCAGGAGACGGCGACCAAGGGCACGGTGCTGCTGGCCACCGTCAAAGGGGACGTGCACGACATCGGCAAGAACCTGGTCGAGATCATCCTGTCGAACAACGGGTTCCGCGTCGTCAACCTGGGCATCAAGGTGCCGCCGGAACAGTTGATTCAGGCGTACCGGGAGGTGAAGCCGGACATCATCGGCCTCTCCGGCCTGCTCGTCAAATCCGCCCAGCAGATGGTGTTGACGGCCGGAGACCTGCGTCACGCGGGTGTCGACGTGCCGCTTCTGGTGGGCGGGGCGGCGCTCACGCGCAAGTTCACGTACACGAAGATCCAGCCGGCGTACGAGGGGACGGTGATCTACGCCAAGGACGCGATGGAGGGGCTGGAGTACGCCAACCGGCTGGCCGCGGGCGGCGCGGAGCGGGACCGGTTGCGGGAGGAGGTGGCACAGGTGCAGGCGCAGATGCAGGCGGGCACAGCACCCGCGGCGGACGCCGATGCGGGGCAGGGGCATCGGGTGTCCGACGTGCGCCGGGACGCGCCCGTGTTCGTGCCGCCCGACTGCCGCAGGCACGTGCTGCGCCACTACCCGCTGTCCCACATCCGGCCGTACCTGAACCTGCAGATGCTCCTCGGGAAGCACCTGGGGCTTCCCGGAAACGTGGAGAAGCGGATCGCCGAGGGGGACGAGAAGGCTCTGTCGCTGCTCGCGATGGTGGAGGAATTGTTGGACCAGTGCGATCGCGAAGGGTGGCTGACAGCCCACGCCGTGTACCGGTTCTTCCCGGCGCAGGCGGACGGGGATGCCATTCTCATCTGCGATCCGGACGATCCCGCCCGCGTCCTCGAACGCTTCCCGTTCCCGCGGCAACAGAAGCCGCCCTATCTGTGCCTGGCGGATTTCGTCCGGCCGAAGGAGAGCGGCGTCCTCGACTATGTGGCGTTTTTCACCGTCACAGCCGGCCGGGGGGTGCGCGAACTGGCGGAGCAGTGGAAGCGGGACGGGGACTACCTGCGCAGCCACGCCCTGCAAGCACTGGCTCTGGAGATGGCGGAGGCGTTCGCGGAACGCCTGCATCAGATCCTGCGCGATCAGTGGGGCTTCCCCGATCCGCCGGAGATGACGATGCGCGAGCGGTTCATCGCCCGCTACCAAGGCATCCGGGTGTCGTTCGGGTATCCCGCTTGCCCGGACCTCGAGAACCAGGCGCCGCTCTTCCGGCTGCTGGAGCCGGAGGACATCGGGGTACGGTTGACCGACGGGTACATGATGGACCCGGAGGCGAGCGTATCGGCCATGGTGTTCGCCCACCCGGAGGCGCGCTATTTCAATGTCGAGTGA
- a CDS encoding methylenetetrahydrofolate reductase, whose product MELDPPRTLDVRRYLEGALALQRAGADAITLADNSLGQVRVSNMAVASLLKQAGVEPLVHVTCRDRNLIGQQSHLMGLHVLGIHHVLLVTGDPSRFGDLPGATSVYDVSSIELTKMVKRLNQGIAFSGQPMKHPSRFVVGTSFNPHVANFEKAIDRLRRKLDAGADFVMTQPVFDMRMFERIARAAEPFGVPVFAGVMPLTSARNARFLHHEVPGIRIPDEILGRMEAASPEAAAEEGLSIAETLLDEAMRCFNGIYLVTPFLRYDLTVRLVQFVRARADAPLAPRAAEA is encoded by the coding sequence GTGGAGCTGGACCCGCCGCGCACCCTGGACGTACGGCGTTATCTGGAGGGAGCGCTCGCCCTCCAGCGGGCGGGGGCGGACGCCATCACGCTGGCGGACAATTCTCTGGGTCAGGTCCGGGTCAGCAATATGGCCGTCGCCAGCCTGCTCAAGCAGGCGGGCGTGGAGCCGCTCGTGCACGTCACGTGCCGGGACCGCAACCTGATTGGCCAACAGTCTCACCTGATGGGCCTGCATGTGCTGGGCATTCACCACGTGCTCCTGGTGACGGGCGATCCGTCCCGCTTCGGCGACCTCCCGGGGGCCACCTCCGTGTACGACGTCTCTTCCATCGAGCTGACGAAGATGGTGAAGCGGCTGAATCAAGGGATCGCCTTCTCTGGCCAGCCGATGAAACACCCCTCCCGGTTCGTGGTCGGCACGTCGTTCAACCCGCACGTGGCGAATTTTGAAAAGGCGATCGATCGCCTGCGCCGCAAGCTCGACGCAGGGGCCGACTTCGTGATGACGCAGCCTGTGTTCGACATGCGGATGTTCGAGCGTATCGCCCGGGCGGCGGAGCCGTTCGGCGTTCCCGTGTTCGCGGGGGTCATGCCGCTCACGAGCGCCCGCAACGCGCGTTTCTTGCACCATGAGGTTCCGGGCATCCGCATCCCGGACGAGATCCTGGGCCGGATGGAGGCCGCATCGCCGGAAGCGGCGGCCGAAGAGGGGCTCTCCATCGCGGAGACCTTGTTGGATGAGGCGATGCGCTGCTTCAACGGCATCTACCTCGTCACACCGTTTTTGCGCTACGACCTGACCGTACGGCTGGTCCAGTTTGTACGGGCCCGTGCGGATGCGCCGCTGGCCCCGCGGGCGGCGGAGGCCTGA
- a CDS encoding MFS transporter encodes MAQRRYLLLVTLALGMLLNPLNSSMISVAIARFQDVYGLSFEQVSWIISTYYLASAIGQPVMGKLADLFGPKRSFLTGLVVVAVSCLLAPVSPSFDWLIAFRIVQSLGTSAIYPAGMAIIRRTVSEGQARALAFLAVFSSGSAAFGPTVGGLLLHWRDWPAIFFVNFPFILTSFFLALWVLPGAAGAAVNRAPARAKAGEVIRAVDPLGVALFAIGIVGLLMGLLSIRTGVRWVPGVAGIAALALFVVWELKVDRPFIDLRLFARSRMLTWVHIQFVVVNIIFYSIFFGVPTYLEEVRHFDARTTGLLMLCIAGFGVVVSPLAGRWIDRAGSRAPLMLAGAIMATGSILLTTVHEASPVGWLVVVFSVLGLAGGFNNVGLQAALFASAPKEVIGTASGLFMTARYLGTILSSILLGLVFGASPTTGRLRVLGLLLAALAVWVFWMSWRLPRGRARA; translated from the coding sequence TTGGCACAGCGCCGGTACCTCTTGCTGGTCACCCTGGCCCTCGGCATGCTGCTGAATCCTCTGAACTCCTCAATGATCTCGGTGGCCATCGCGCGTTTCCAGGACGTCTATGGGCTCAGCTTCGAGCAAGTGTCGTGGATCATCTCCACGTATTATCTCGCCAGTGCCATTGGACAGCCCGTCATGGGGAAGCTGGCCGATCTCTTCGGCCCCAAACGGAGCTTCCTGACGGGCTTGGTGGTCGTGGCGGTGTCCTGTCTGTTGGCGCCGGTGTCCCCGTCGTTCGACTGGCTGATCGCGTTTCGCATCGTGCAATCCCTCGGCACCAGCGCCATCTACCCGGCGGGGATGGCGATCATCCGCCGCACGGTCAGCGAGGGGCAGGCCCGGGCGCTGGCGTTTCTGGCCGTGTTCTCCTCCGGATCGGCCGCGTTCGGCCCGACCGTCGGCGGCCTTCTGCTGCACTGGCGCGACTGGCCCGCCATCTTCTTCGTGAACTTTCCCTTCATCCTCACGAGTTTCTTCCTGGCGCTGTGGGTGTTGCCGGGTGCGGCCGGGGCCGCGGTGAACCGGGCACCCGCCCGTGCGAAAGCCGGCGAGGTGATCCGGGCCGTCGATCCCCTCGGCGTCGCGCTCTTCGCCATCGGGATCGTCGGCCTGTTGATGGGGCTGTTGTCCATCCGCACGGGCGTGCGCTGGGTCCCGGGTGTGGCCGGGATCGCCGCCCTGGCGCTTTTCGTGGTATGGGAGCTGAAGGTCGACCGGCCATTCATCGACCTGCGCCTGTTCGCCCGCAGCCGCATGTTGACCTGGGTGCACATCCAGTTCGTCGTGGTGAACATCATCTTCTACAGCATCTTCTTCGGCGTCCCGACCTATCTGGAGGAAGTCCGCCATTTCGACGCGCGCACCACCGGCCTGCTGATGCTCTGCATCGCGGGCTTCGGCGTCGTCGTGTCGCCCTTGGCGGGCCGCTGGATCGATCGCGCGGGCTCCCGCGCACCGCTGATGCTCGCCGGGGCCATCATGGCGACCGGATCGATCCTGTTGACCACGGTGCACGAGGCGTCTCCGGTGGGCTGGCTGGTGGTGGTGTTCTCGGTGCTCGGGCTGGCGGGCGGCTTCAACAACGTCGGCCTGCAGGCGGCCCTGTTCGCCAGCGCGCCGAAGGAGGTCATCGGCACAGCCTCGGGGCTGTTCATGACCGCCAGGTACCTCGGTACCATCCTCTCGTCCATTCTGCTCGGCCTCGTGTTCGGGGCCTCGCCGACCACTGGACGGTTGCGCGTGCTCGGCCTCCTGTTGGCGGCGCTGGCGGTGTGGGTGTTCTGGATGAGCTGGCGTCTCCCGCGCGGACGGGCGCGGGCATAG
- a CDS encoding TerC family protein — protein sequence MNSQLISLALVSFVVAIDNALLAGMIVPWTPRQQKSVIITAAGMALGLVQILLAIGVGHLLQQLTFRIGATLMLTWMCARTLTMMPSSARGCSLWGQIWRVLLYTVVGNLDNMIWLGTELKSRYLWLVFFSTATIPLFIVIALFLSAQCERHRWILILGAGMMAWAAAGLILPDLRWHQMAQDLALLVERAGAAAVILAIGFLWRWWAAGRATG from the coding sequence ATGAACAGCCAACTGATCTCGCTCGCGCTGGTCAGCTTCGTGGTGGCCATCGACAACGCCCTCCTGGCCGGAATGATTGTGCCGTGGACGCCGAGGCAACAGAAATCCGTCATCATCACGGCGGCAGGGATGGCGCTCGGCCTGGTGCAGATCCTGCTGGCCATCGGAGTGGGCCACCTGCTTCAACAGCTCACGTTTCGCATCGGCGCGACCCTGATGCTGACCTGGATGTGCGCGCGGACGCTGACGATGATGCCGTCTTCTGCCCGCGGATGTTCCCTGTGGGGTCAGATCTGGCGCGTCCTCCTCTACACGGTGGTCGGCAATCTGGACAACATGATCTGGTTGGGCACTGAGCTGAAAAGCCGATACCTGTGGCTGGTCTTCTTCTCCACCGCGACGATCCCGTTGTTCATCGTGATCGCCCTGTTTCTGTCGGCCCAATGTGAGCGGCACCGATGGATCCTCATCCTTGGCGCGGGCATGATGGCCTGGGCCGCCGCGGGCTTGATCCTGCCGGATCTCCGCTGGCACCAGATGGCGCAAGACCTGGCGCTGCTGGTTGAGCGGGCGGGTGCCGCGGCAGTCATTCTCGCCATCGGGTTTCTGTGGCGGTGGTGGGCGGCGGGGCGTGCGACGGGATGA
- a CDS encoding S53 family peptidase, translating to MARWKAFGVALMTGALGMVALPSVGMADSEQEIPQGVGSGILQNASYFGDVPDDTPVTVDIVMKVQNQDDLEAFITQTTDPRSPNYRHYLTPVQFKQRYAPSDGEIRQITAYLAQFGIQSTVYPDNLIITANGTAGQFNRAFNIALKWAQFDGKRFHATKANPKFPSSLAQDILCVLGLSDYSDFTARLIKRADVSGNDTPVGPLNLKPQDLIQHYHVQPLYDKGATGAGQTIGIVTLADFNAEDAYAFWSQMGIPVKGNRITEIPVDGGTGWDGYEETTLDVQQAGALAPQADIRVYEGPNSDTGFIDTFARAINDNVAQQISVSWGWSEPGIQYAIDLQMETPQYAYAYNQLFMQAAAQGQSMFAASGDEGAYDAVREFGLKSGIPGVANLSVDNPADSPYITAAGGTTLPFHFHSNSTGIDVRNDQERAWGWDYLYPYFDARGFNDPDDWADRYLVGGGGGFSAFFPTPAYQQGVPGVNRYTGVLQWIPSSDGSTLTRAKQLSVVTGKGSGRNMPDLSMNADPYTGYLVYLSDPGQPGSNSGYATFGGTSFVSPQLAGLTALINDADNTRVGFWNPQIYRFATQKDSPFTPLNTTGATNDNDFYTGTPGTVYNQATGLGIPDIAKLASAFASRR from the coding sequence GTGGCGCGATGGAAAGCTTTCGGTGTGGCGTTGATGACCGGGGCCTTGGGGATGGTGGCCCTTCCGTCCGTCGGCATGGCCGATTCGGAGCAGGAGATCCCGCAGGGGGTGGGTTCCGGTATCCTTCAAAACGCGTCCTATTTTGGGGATGTGCCCGACGACACGCCGGTCACCGTCGACATCGTCATGAAGGTTCAAAACCAGGATGATTTGGAGGCATTCATCACCCAGACCACGGACCCGCGCAGTCCAAACTATCGTCACTATTTGACGCCGGTCCAGTTTAAGCAGAGATACGCACCCAGCGACGGCGAGATTCGGCAGATCACCGCGTATCTCGCGCAGTTCGGCATCCAATCGACCGTGTACCCGGACAATCTGATCATCACCGCCAACGGAACGGCCGGGCAGTTCAACCGGGCCTTCAATATCGCCTTGAAGTGGGCCCAGTTCGATGGAAAGCGCTTCCACGCGACCAAGGCCAACCCCAAGTTTCCTAGCTCACTGGCCCAGGACATCCTGTGCGTGCTCGGGCTCAGCGATTATTCCGATTTCACCGCGCGTTTGATCAAACGGGCCGACGTGTCAGGCAATGACACGCCCGTGGGCCCGCTCAACCTGAAGCCGCAGGATCTCATCCAGCACTATCATGTACAGCCGCTGTACGACAAAGGGGCGACAGGGGCCGGGCAGACCATCGGGATCGTGACCCTGGCCGACTTCAATGCGGAGGACGCCTACGCCTTCTGGAGCCAGATGGGCATTCCCGTCAAGGGGAACCGCATCACGGAGATCCCCGTCGACGGCGGGACCGGATGGGACGGATACGAGGAGACCACGCTCGACGTGCAGCAGGCGGGGGCGCTGGCACCTCAGGCGGACATTCGGGTATACGAGGGGCCGAACTCAGACACCGGTTTCATCGACACGTTCGCCCGCGCCATCAACGACAATGTGGCGCAGCAGATATCGGTCAGCTGGGGCTGGAGCGAGCCAGGCATCCAGTATGCCATCGATCTGCAGATGGAGACGCCGCAGTACGCTTACGCGTACAATCAGTTGTTCATGCAGGCGGCGGCGCAGGGGCAGTCGATGTTCGCCGCGTCGGGGGATGAGGGGGCGTATGACGCGGTCCGCGAGTTCGGCCTGAAGTCGGGGATTCCGGGGGTCGCCAATCTGTCCGTCGACAACCCCGCGGACAGCCCGTACATCACCGCGGCGGGCGGTACGACGCTGCCGTTCCACTTCCACTCGAATTCCACTGGGATCGACGTGCGAAACGATCAGGAGCGCGCCTGGGGCTGGGATTACCTGTATCCGTACTTCGACGCACGCGGCTTCAACGACCCTGACGATTGGGCTGATAGATACTTGGTCGGCGGCGGGGGCGGATTCAGCGCCTTCTTCCCGACGCCCGCCTACCAGCAGGGCGTGCCGGGCGTCAACCGTTATACGGGCGTACTGCAGTGGATTCCGAGCTCGGATGGATCGACGTTGACGCGCGCGAAGCAGCTCAGCGTCGTCACCGGGAAAGGATCTGGGCGGAACATGCCGGATTTGTCGATGAACGCCGACCCGTACACGGGGTATCTGGTGTACCTGAGCGATCCGGGCCAGCCGGGCAGCAACAGCGGGTATGCCACGTTCGGCGGGACCAGCTTTGTGTCGCCGCAGCTCGCCGGCCTGACGGCCCTGATCAACGACGCGGACAACACCCGGGTCGGGTTCTGGAACCCGCAGATCTACCGCTTCGCGACACAGAAGGATTCGCCGTTCACGCCGCTCAACACCACCGGCGCGACCAACGACAACGACTTCTACACCGGGACTCCGGGGACGGTGTACAACCAGGCCACGGGCCTCGGCATCCCCGACATCGCGAAGTTGGCGAGCGCCTTCGCGAGCCGGCGCTGA
- the aspD gene encoding aspartate 4-decarboxylase, which yields MKVWRIQSLPPPIMEDDEESKEAVGMDRIRTPKALAEPGQVRMEPEISPFELKNQLIQLAQEHQRKSARVMLDAGRGNPNWVAAAPREAFFALGQFAMTECRRVCDEGDLAGKPRRDGMGARFEAFAAAHRDTPGVALLQRIVQWGVDRCGFSAEEWLYELVDGIVGDNYPTPDRMLTRVERVMHQYLIRELCQGDESCGPFDLFATEGGTAAMCYLFDTLLANRLLRRGDRVAVGVPIFPPYVEIPQLHRYDFDVVEVRATGRDEAGRHTWQYPPEEVEKLADPSVKAFFLVNPSNPPSVAMAPETVRRVVELVREHHPNLMIITDDVYATFVDGFRSLLAELPHNTAAVYSLSKYFGVTGWRLGVIAVHRDNVFDRLLRAHPEEVRRELAARYAFVTPRVEELRFVDRLVADSRQVALNHTAGLSTPQQVQMALMAVFALLDADDTYKRQTQAICRRRMRLLYEGLGMPEPRLPLDADYYTEFDLEEWSNLHYGRAFTEYLTSRHSPLEVLYRLAERSAIVLLPGGGFHGPRWSVRVSLANLDDDAYRTIGRVLHEVLEEFVAEWRGAP from the coding sequence ATGAAGGTTTGGCGCATACAATCCCTGCCGCCGCCCATCATGGAGGATGACGAGGAATCGAAGGAGGCGGTGGGGATGGATCGCATCCGGACGCCGAAGGCACTGGCCGAGCCCGGTCAGGTTCGGATGGAGCCGGAGATCAGCCCGTTCGAACTGAAGAACCAACTGATTCAACTGGCGCAGGAACACCAGCGCAAGAGCGCGCGGGTGATGCTGGACGCCGGGCGCGGCAACCCGAATTGGGTGGCCGCCGCGCCGCGGGAGGCGTTTTTCGCGCTGGGCCAGTTCGCCATGACAGAGTGCCGGCGCGTTTGCGACGAGGGGGATCTGGCGGGCAAACCCCGCCGCGACGGAATGGGTGCGCGCTTTGAGGCGTTCGCCGCCGCGCACCGGGACACACCCGGGGTGGCGCTGCTGCAGCGCATCGTCCAGTGGGGTGTGGACCGCTGCGGATTCTCGGCGGAGGAGTGGCTGTATGAGCTCGTCGACGGGATCGTCGGGGACAACTACCCGACCCCGGACCGCATGTTGACCCGGGTGGAACGGGTGATGCACCAGTACCTCATCCGGGAGCTTTGCCAGGGAGACGAAAGCTGCGGGCCGTTCGATCTCTTCGCGACCGAGGGCGGGACGGCCGCCATGTGCTACCTGTTCGACACCCTGCTGGCCAACCGGCTGCTCAGGCGGGGAGACCGAGTGGCCGTCGGCGTGCCGATCTTCCCGCCGTACGTCGAGATTCCCCAGCTCCATCGCTACGACTTTGACGTGGTGGAGGTCCGCGCCACCGGCAGGGACGAGGCGGGCCGCCACACCTGGCAGTATCCGCCGGAAGAGGTGGAGAAACTGGCCGATCCATCGGTGAAGGCGTTCTTCCTCGTCAACCCGAGCAATCCGCCGTCGGTGGCCATGGCGCCGGAGACGGTTCGCCGGGTCGTGGAACTGGTGCGTGAGCATCACCCGAACCTGATGATCATCACCGACGACGTGTACGCCACATTCGTCGATGGGTTCCGCTCGCTGCTCGCCGAGCTGCCGCATAACACCGCGGCCGTGTACTCGCTGTCGAAGTACTTCGGGGTCACCGGCTGGCGCCTCGGGGTGATCGCCGTGCACCGGGACAACGTGTTCGACCGCCTTCTCCGCGCGCATCCGGAGGAGGTCCGGCGCGAACTGGCGGCGCGGTACGCCTTCGTGACGCCGCGCGTCGAAGAGCTTCGCTTCGTCGATCGCCTGGTGGCGGACAGCCGCCAGGTGGCCCTGAACCACACGGCGGGGCTGTCGACGCCTCAGCAGGTGCAGATGGCGCTGATGGCCGTTTTCGCGCTCCTGGACGCGGACGACACGTACAAGCGTCAGACCCAGGCCATCTGCAGGCGGCGCATGCGCCTCTTGTACGAGGGGCTGGGGATGCCGGAGCCGCGGCTTCCGCTGGACGCGGACTACTACACCGAGTTCGACCTGGAGGAGTGGTCAAACCTCCACTACGGGCGGGCGTTCACGGAGTACCTGACGTCGCGTCACTCGCCCCTGGAGGTGCTCTACCGGCTCGCCGAGCGATCGGCCATCGTGCTTTTGCCGGGCGGGGGATTTCACGGGCCGCGCTGGTCCGTGCGCGTCTCCTTGGCCAACCTGGACGACGACGCGTACCGCACCATCGGCCGGGTGCTGCACGAGGTGCTGGAGGAGTTCGTCGCCGAGTGGCGCGGCGCCCCATGA